A part of Carassius carassius chromosome 4, fCarCar2.1, whole genome shotgun sequence genomic DNA contains:
- the LOC132129445 gene encoding pro-MCH 1-like: MKLSVGTVLISVALLSECYFKTAAIPMTKAEDTEPDLQGLSDSLEENTLRSAPGNSRIIVVADSNLLRTLTSLNRGVPHLSLPESLLSTERRDVGPDLSPSITIIRRDTMRCMVGRVYRPCWEV; encoded by the coding sequence ATGAAGCTTTCCGTGGGTACTGTCCTCATCTCTGTTGCACTTTTGTCTGAGTGCTACTTCAAAACCGCTGCCATCCCCATGACCAAAGCTGAAGACACGGAGCCAGATCTGCAAGGGTTGAGTGACAGCTTGGAGGAGAACACCTTGAGATCCGCACCAGGCAACTCCAGGATCATCGTGGTGGCTGACTCCAATCTGCTGAGGACCCTAACATCTCTGAACAGAGGAGTCCCTCATCTCAGTCTCCCCGAGAGCCTTCTCAGCACAGAGCGCAGAGATGTCGGACCAGACCTGAGCCCAAGCATCACCATCATCAGAAGGGACACCATGAGGTGCATGGTGGGAAGAGTGTATCGACCTTGCTGGGAAGTGTAG
- the LOC132133414 gene encoding G2/mitotic-specific cyclin-B1 codes for MALRVTRNTRLASSENQGALPGKAAVAKKPGLRPRAALGEIGNNPQTRPALRKKEVKVAPKVEAVAEKVPVVQQPKKESPKVQHDVQILSEPSSPVPMETSGCASDDLCQAFSDVMLNIKDVDADDYDNPMLCSEYVKDIYLYLRQLEIEQAVRPKYLEGTEVTGNMRAILIDWLVQVQIKFKLLQETMYMTVAVIDRFLQDHPVPKKQLQLVGVTAMFIASKYEEMYPPEIADFAFVTDRAYTTGQIRDMEMKILRVLDFSFGKPLPLQFLRRASKIGDVTAEHHTLAKYFLELTMVDYDMVHFPPSQVASAAYALTLKVFNCGDWTPTLQHYMGYTEDSLVPVMQHIARNVVRVNEGLSKHLAVKNKYSSQKQMRIASISQLKSSLIKDLAKQIS; via the exons ATGGCTCTTCGTGTCACAAGG aacACCCGTCTGGCCAGCAGCGAGAATCAGGGCGCTCTGCCCGGGAAAGCAGCGGTCGCGAAGAAGCCCGGACTCAGACCTCGGGCCGCGCTGGGGGAGATCGGCAACAATCCACAGACACGACCGGCTTTGAGGAAGAAG GAAGTGAAGGTTGCACCCAAGGTGGAGGCTGTGGCCGAGAAGGTACCTGTGGTTCAACAACCCAAAAAGGAGTCTCCTAAAGTTCAGCATGACGTCCAG attttGTCCGAGCCCTCCTCTCCTGTTCCCATGGAGACCTCTGGCTGTGCTTCGGATGATCTGTGTCAGGCGTTCTCTGATGTTATGCTCAATATCAAGGATGTGGATGCAGATGACTATGATAATCccatgctctgcagtgaatatgTCAAGGACATCTATTTGTATCTCCGTCAGCTTGAG ATTGAGCAAGCTGTTAGGCCAAAATATCTGGAAGGAACTGAAGTTACAGGAAATATGCGTGCAATTCTTATTGACTGGCTTGTGCAAGTCCAAATTAAGTTTAAGCTGCTTCAGGAGACCATGTACATGACTGTTGCAGTCATTGACCGCTTTCTTCAG gaTCATCCAGTTCCAAAGAAGCAGCTCCAGCTTGTTGGTGTAACAGCCATGTTCATTGCCTCAAAGTATGAAGAGATGTACCCACCAGAGATTGCAGACTTTGCTTTTGTAACGGACCGTGCCTACACTACTGGTCAGATCCGTGATATGGAGATGAAAATCCTCCGAGTCCTTGACTTCAGTTTTGGGAAACCTCTGCCACTACAGTTCCTCAGGAGAGCCTCCAAGATTGGAGAT GTTACTGCAGAGCATCACACACTGGCCAAGTACTTCCTGGAGCTCACCATGGTCGACTATGATATGGTCCACTTTCCTCCCTCTCAGGTGGCTAGCGCAGCTTATGCCCTCACTCTGAAGGTCTTCAACTGTGGTGACTGG ACCCCTACTCTTCAGCATTATATGGGCTACACTGAAGATTCACTCGTTCCTGTGATGCAGCATATTGCCAGAAATGTTGTGAGAGTCAATGAGGGGCTTTCAAAGCATCTG GCTGTGAAGAACAAGTACTCCAGTCAAAAGCAGATGAGAATTGCTTCAATTTCTCAGCTTAAGTCGTCCTTGATCAAGGACCTGGCCAAGCAAATCTCGTAG
- the slc30a5 gene encoding proton-coupled zinc antiporter SLC30A5 — MDEKYSSNVISGGKLGRVDAPNARLTRYIVLLYFTKLLKAFGIFESYDLLKVVHIVQFLFILKMGCAVILVFFQKPFSSGKMIPKRQWIKILKHAVMSCVISLLGFFGLTLCGPLRTLLLFEHSDLVVISLLSILFTSSGGGPSKTRGAAFFIIAVICLLLFDNDDLMAKMAEHPEGHHDSALTHALHTGIVFLGVADHKGGVVLLVLALCLKVAFNTASRKLSVEIGGTKRLYALSNLVSAVVLLPWVIVLSATTESKVESWSGLILPFAMIIFSVMILDFYVESICMAKLETSRCARYGSIFLFLSGLLLANFWTHPLTDQLRAVSNPVHHSSTEHVLSGGVLVSACFFIMADSILSAPSSKGQKGTLVGYSPEGTPLYNFMGDALQHTSQSLPRFIKDSLKQILEEYDSRQIFYFLCLNLAFTFVELFYGVWTNSLGLISDGFHMLFDCSALVLGLFAALMTRWKATRIYSYGYGRVEILSGFINGLFLMVIAFFVFVESITRLIDPPNINTDMLTPVSVGGLLVNLVGICAFSHAHSHGVSKGSCSGHEHGHGHGSAEHSHGGHGHSHGGHGHSHGHGHSHGSAGGGMNANMRGVYLHVLADTLGSVGVIISTILIKQFGWLIADPICSLFIATLIFLSVIPLLKDACEVLLLRTPPQHEKDLNFALEKIQKIEGVLSYRDPHVWRHSASVIAGTIHLQLMSDVVEQRVIQQVSAVLKDAGVNNLTIQLEKEAYFQHMSGLSTGFHEVLTMTQQMESIKYYKDGTCIM; from the exons ATGGACGAAAAATACAGCAGTAATGTCATCTCAGGTGGGAAGCTGGGACGAGTTGATGCTCCAAATGCCAG gctgACCCGCTACATAGTATTACTCTACTTCACCAAGCTTCTGAAGGCTTTTGGGATATTTGAGTCATACGATCTCCTTAAAGTTGTGCACATTGTACAGTTTCTCTTTATTTTGAAAATGGG GTGTGCAGTGATACTGGTTTTCTTTCAAAAGCCATTTTCATCTGGAAAAATGATCCCCAAGAGACAG TGGATTAAAATCCTCAAGCATGCTGTCATGAGCTGTGTCATCTCACTGTTGGGTTTCTTTGGGTTGACACTCTGTGGACCACTCAG GACCCTTTTGCTGTTTGAGCACAGTGATCTGGTGGTGATCTCTCTCCTCAGCATTCTCTTCACCAGCTCTGGAGGGGGACCTTCTAAG acgagGGGTGCTGCTTTCTTCATAATTGCTGTTATCTGCCTATTGCTCTTTGATAATGATGATCTTATGGCAAAAATGGCAGAGCACC CTGAGGGACACCATGACAGTGCTCTTACCCATGCACTGCACACAGGAATTGTATTTTTAGGTGTGGCGGACCACAAG GGTGGAGTGGTTCTTCTGGTTCTAGCTCTGTGCCTGAAGGTGGCCTTCAACACTGCATCTAGAAAATTATCAGTGGAGATTGGGGGCACAAAACGCCTTTATGCTTTATCTAACCTGGTTTCTGCTGTAGTTCTACTGCCCTGGGTCATAGTGCTGTCTGCAACCACCGAG AGTAAGGTAGAATCCTGGTCTGGCCTCATTTTGCCATTCGCCATGATCATCTTCTCTGTGATGATACTGGACTTTTACGTGGAATCCATCTGCATGGCAAAGCTGGAAACCTCACGCTGCGCTCGATATGGCTCCATCTTCCTGTTCCTCAGTGGCCTGCTGCTGGCAAACTTCTGGACCCACCCGCTAACCGACCAGCTCAGAGCCGTGAGTAATCCAGTCCATCATAGTAGCACTGAGCATGTGCTGTCTGGTGGAGTGCTGGTCAGCGCCTGCTTCTTCATCATGG CTGATAGCATACTGTCAGCCCCATCTTCAAAGGGTCAGAAGGGAACATTGGTGGGTTATTCCCCTGAAGGAACTCCTCTTTACAACTTCATGGGAGATGCGCTCCAGCACACATCCCAGTCTCTGCCTCGCTTCATCAAAGACTCGCTCAAACAGATCCTGGAGGAATATGATTCACGGCAGATCTTCTACTTCCTATGTCTCAACCTT GCCTTCACATTTGTGGAGCTCTTCTATGGTGTGTGGACCAATAGTCTGGGACTGATCTCTGATGGATTCCACATGCTGTTTGACTGCTCTGCCTTGGTTCTGGGGTTGTTTGCTGCCCTCATGACCAGATGGAAAGCGACCAGGATATATTCCTATGG GTATGGTCGTGTGGAGATCCTCTCTGGGTTTATCAATGGCCTGTTCCTCATGGTCATAGCTTTTTTCGTGTTTGTGGAGTCAATAACCAGACTCATCGATCCACCAAACATCAACACAGACATGTTAACA CCAGTGTCTGTTGGGGGACTCCTCGTTAATCTGGTGGGCATCTGTGCCTTCAGTCATGCACACTCCCATGGGGTCTCCAAAGGTAGCTGCTCTGGGCATGAACACGGCCATGGGCACGGAAGTGCAGAACACAGCCATGGAGGACATGGACATAGTCATGGAGGCCACGGTCACTCTCACGGCCACGGGCATTCCCACGGCTCTGCTGGAGGGGGAATGAATGCTAATATGCGAG GAGTGTATCTGCATGTGCTTGCTGACACGTTGGGCAGTGTCGGTGTGATTATATCCACTATTCTCATCAAACAGTTTGGATGGCTGATCGCAGATCCTATTTGTTCACTTTTTATTGCCACACTGATTTTTCTCAGTGTCATTCCTTTATTAAAGGATGCCTGTGAGGTTCTTCTTTTGAGAACGCCACCTCAGCATGAAAAGGACCTTAACTTTGCACTTGAAAAG ATTCAGAAAATTGAAGGTGTTTTATCCTACCGTGATCCACACGTCTGGAGACATTCCGCCAGTGTCATTGCTGGAACCATCCATCTCCAGCTCATGTCTGATGTAGTGGAACAGCGAGTTATTCAACAG GTGTCTGCCGTGTTGAAAGATGCTGGTGTTAACAATCTGACTATTCAGTTGGAAAAAGAAGCCTATTTCCAGCACATGTCTGGCCTGAGCACTGGATTCCACGAAGTTCTAACCATGACGCAACAGATGGAGTCCATTAAATATTATAAAGATGGCACGTGTATCATGTAA